In Chthoniobacterales bacterium, a single genomic region encodes these proteins:
- a CDS encoding L,D-transpeptidase — translation MKTLTALFLSCLLAVPVHAMQKPSFHTQGIPTGKPTGSLKPGEYWWRPQLSPAGPVVALVSIPQQVMHVYRNGVLIGRSSVSTGAKGHGTPSGVFTILEKQRTHYSKTYDNAPMPNMQRLTWNGVAMHSGNLPGYPASHGCIRLPYDFSKLLFDVTSQGGTVVIGDGRTPHPRLASNPGVILAPEDFHPSMLRPLGRGDFDWRPERSPSGPVTLVLSSADKAVYVYRNGNPIGRAAADFSGRGKLGQHVFTLLDGASSKPSWWAPGRPGRKWMRVSSEKGPRIDANDLGRRVRVNPVFASKVYDIIAPGTTVLVTDDPVARKIKADFTILTN, via the coding sequence ATGAAAACACTAACTGCTTTGTTTCTGTCTTGTCTGCTCGCAGTGCCCGTTCACGCGATGCAAAAACCCTCCTTCCACACGCAGGGCATCCCGACCGGAAAGCCGACGGGGTCCCTGAAGCCCGGCGAATATTGGTGGAGGCCGCAGCTCTCGCCGGCCGGCCCCGTGGTCGCGCTCGTCTCCATTCCCCAGCAGGTGATGCACGTTTACCGCAACGGTGTTCTCATCGGGAGATCCAGCGTCAGCACCGGCGCCAAGGGGCACGGAACACCGAGCGGTGTCTTCACGATCCTCGAGAAACAGCGCACGCATTACTCGAAGACCTACGACAACGCTCCCATGCCAAATATGCAGCGCCTGACGTGGAATGGTGTCGCCATGCATTCGGGCAATCTTCCCGGCTATCCGGCGAGCCATGGCTGCATCCGCCTGCCTTACGACTTTTCGAAACTGCTCTTCGATGTCACTTCGCAAGGAGGAACGGTCGTGATTGGTGACGGGCGCACGCCGCATCCGCGCCTAGCGTCCAATCCGGGTGTGATTCTCGCTCCGGAAGATTTTCATCCATCCATGCTGCGCCCCTTGGGCCGCGGGGACTTTGATTGGCGGCCGGAGCGCAGTCCTTCGGGGCCTGTGACCCTCGTCCTGAGCAGCGCCGACAAAGCCGTTTACGTTTACCGCAACGGCAATCCCATCGGTCGGGCCGCCGCGGACTTTTCCGGCCGCGGAAAACTCGGCCAGCACGTTTTCACTCTGCTCGACGGGGCTTCTTCGAAACCGAGTTGGTGGGCTCCCGGCCGACCCGGACGCAAATGGATGCGCGTGAGCAGCGAGAAAGGGCCGCGTATCGATGCCAACGATCTCGGACGTCGGGTGCGCGTGAATCCCGTTTTCGCCTCCAAAGTTTACGACATCATTGCCCCCGGAACCACAGTGCTCGTGACCGATGATCCGGTTGCTCGGAAAATCAAAGCCGACTTCACGATCCTCACCAACTGA